One Theropithecus gelada isolate Dixy chromosome 20, Tgel_1.0, whole genome shotgun sequence DNA segment encodes these proteins:
- the LOC112614556 gene encoding ubiquitin-conjugating enzyme E2 N-like encodes MAGLPHRFIKETQRLLAEPVPGIKTEPDESNARYFHVVTADPQGSPFEGGTFKLELFLPEEYPMAAPKVCFMTKIYLPNVDKLGIICLDILKDKCYPALQIRTVLLSIQALLSAPNPDDPLANDVVEQ; translated from the coding sequence ATGGCCGGGCTGCCCCACAGGTTCATCAAGGAAACCCAGCGTTTGCTGGCAGAACCAGTTCCTGGCATCAAAACAGAACCAGATGAGAGCAACGCCCGTTATTTTCATGTGGTCACTGCTGACCCTCAAGGTTCCCCCTTTGAGGGAGGGACTTTTAAACTTGAACTATTCCTTCCTGAAGAATACCCAATGGCAGCCCCTAAAGTATGTTTCATGACCAAAATTTATCTTCCTAATGTAGACAAGTTGGGAATAATATGTTTAGATATTTTGAAAGATAAGTGTTACCCAGCACTGCAGATCCGCACAGTTCTGCTATCGATTCAGGCCTTGTTAAGTGCTCCCAATCCAGATGATCCATTAGCAAATGATGTAGTGGAGCAATGA